Proteins from a single region of Oncorhynchus tshawytscha isolate Ot180627B linkage group LG03, Otsh_v2.0, whole genome shotgun sequence:
- the LOC112239498 gene encoding phosducin-like protein 3 has protein sequence MQDPNADTEWNDILRKKGVLPPKERTQDEVEEEALEKQIVLEQSSVVKTYESMTLNELDENEDDFSEEDEAAIEMYRQKRLAEWKATQIKNCFGEVVEISGQDYIKEVNKAGEGIWVVLHLYKQGVPLCTLINQHLSELARKFPQTKFLKSISTTCIPNYPDRNLPTIFVYHEGEMKAQYIGPLVFGGMNLKVEELEWRLSESGAVKTDLEENPKKQIEDKLMSSIRSTLPTRKDSDSEEN, from the exons ATGCAG GACCCTAATGCAGATACAGAGTGGAATGACATCCTGAGAAAGAAGGGGGTCCTTCCTCCCAAGGAGAGAACTCAGGATGAGGTTGAGGAGGAAGCTCTAGAGAAGCAGATAGTTCTTGAGCAGTCATCTGTTG TGAAAACCTATGAGAGCATGACTCTGAACGAGCTGGATGAGAACGAGGATGACTTCAGTGAAGAGGACGAGGCCGCCATCGAGATGTACAG ACAGAAGAGGCTTGCAGAATGGAAAGCCACCCAGATAAAGAATTGCTTCGGTGAAGTAGTGGAGATATCTGGGCAGGACTACATCAAGGAGGTGAACAAAGCTGGAGAGGGAATCTGGGTTGTGCTCCATCTCTACAAACAGGG AGTACCTCTGTGTACCCTGATAAACCAGCATCTGTCAGAGCTGGCCAGGAAGTTCCCCCAGACCAAGTTCCTCAAGTCCATCTCCACCACCTGCATCCCCAACTACCCTGACCGCAACCTGCCCACAATCTTTGTCTACCacgagggagagatgaaggcaCAGTACATCGGGCCTCTGGTCTTCGGAGGCATGAACCTCAAAGTTGAAG AGCTGGAGTGGAGGTTATCGGAATCTGGCGCTGTCAAGACAGACCTGGAAGAAAACCCCAAGAAGCAGATTGAAGACAAGCTGATGTCGTCGATTCGATCCACTCTCCCCACACGGAAAGACAGTGACTCAGAAGAGAACTAG